GCGTCTAGACAAAGTCATTGTGGCTAGCAAAGAACAAAAACGGCTTCAGTAAATCCTGATCCAAAACTGTGGGCTAAATCTCATTGTGCCCCAAAATGAGGCCTCAGCTTATCTCGGAGCTGTTTTTCCAAAAATGTCCAGTGGCGTGCCCTGATCCTATACCCATATTTTTAATCTCTGATACTTCCGAGCCCTTGTATGGTGTGTCTAGATTGCTAGTTGTGAGAGGATGTCCCCATTTGATTCCAGTCTTCGAGTGCTTCAGCCTTGGTTACAATCTGATGGATGATTTCATCTAAAGCTTGGGCGCTTTGGTGCAGGCTGTCCATCAGTTGCCTAAAAAAGCCTGACTCTATCGGTTCTTGGCGCAGCAGCCTTACAAGACCAATGATGGAGGCCAAAGGCCGCCGGACTTCGTGGGCTTGTATCCAAGCAATTTCGCGCAGCCGCTCATTGATTTCGAGCAGGGATTGTTGATAGGCTTTGCTGGCGCTGATGTCTCTAAAGTAGACCGTCAGCCCTTCGGTTGAAGGGTAGGCTGATACCCCAAACCAAGTATTGGTAGTTGGGTAGTACTCTTCAAACTGTACGCTAACCTGTTCTGACATTGCCCGTTGGTATTCTGAATAAAATTTGAGTGAGATGGCATCGGCAAACTCATCCCAAAGGTTTTTGCCAATCAGGTTTTGGCGTTGGCGCTGAAGCAAAAGCTCAAAATTTTTGTTGACATAGGTGATCTTCCACTGTTTGTCAACAGCAAAAAAGCCATCGGTGATGCTCTCAAAAATACTGATTACTTCTTGGGCTTTTTGTTCAAGTGCCAGTTGTAGGTTTTTGATGGGGGTAATGTCTCTCCCAAAGCAACTTACCCCTATGATTTGTTGTTGGGCGTTGTAGATAGGATAAAAACGCATTTCGAGGTGTTGGCTTGAGCCATCGGCCATCGGGATTTCATTGATATAGGTAAGGCTCTGTCCTTCTAGTGCCAACTGATAGCGGGCTTGCCAAAAATCTACTTCTACACTGGGATTGTTGACTTTCAGCGCCGAGGCTCCTAGTACGGGTACGGTGTTGTCGAGGCGCATCAAAATGTCTTCATACGATTTGTTGAAGGCCGTGTAGCAAAGTTGGTAATCTACGGCCCAGATAAAATCATCGGTATTGTCAATCAGCGCCTGTAGATTCTGTTTGAGACGCTGTATTTCCTCTTCTTGTTTGAGCCTGAGGGTTACATCGCGGCCTACCCCTTGGATTTCGACGGGGCTGCCGGTCTCATCACAAATGCTGACAAACTCCCACTCCGTCTGGATAAGCTCCTGGGTAATAGGGTGTTCTTGTCGCAAAATAATGCGGACTACCTTGCCGATGTTCATCAGGCAAACCTCGATGACTTGCCGGCATTTGGGTGCATCTTCAGCAACAACCATATCAGAGAGCGAAAGCTTGAGGAGGTCTTCTGGGTGATACCCGAAATGGTTATAAAAATGTTGGTTGGCAAAGGTATAATTCCCTTCCAAATTGATACGAATAAGGCTGTTGCTTTGCGAATGAATGAGCGAGTGGAGATAAGCCTCCCGTTGCTGGAGCAATTTGTTGGCTTGATGGAGTGATTTGAGGTGCTTTTGTAAGAGTTGGGCGTTATCGCGCAGCTGGTCATCGC
The nucleotide sequence above comes from Eisenibacter elegans DSM 3317. Encoded proteins:
- a CDS encoding PAS domain S-box protein — encoded protein: MLLELILDNLPEAVWVQEILSGKVLMANQAVAKLYQLDSEVIKTDGDFWQNNILNSYGDFVRHKLSQLSQKSSCECVYPSLLPDGSTQWLWHQIQQIHYQGQTLRIHSAHKSLESEEALAQLQKFKEELLHRDDQLRDNAQLLQKHLKSLHQANKLLQQREAYLHSLIHSQSNSLIRINLEGNYTFANQHFYNHFGYHPEDLLKLSLSDMVVAEDAPKCRQVIEVCLMNIGKVVRIILRQEHPITQELIQTEWEFVSICDETGSPVEIQGVGRDVTLRLKQEEEIQRLKQNLQALIDNTDDFIWAVDYQLCYTAFNKSYEDILMRLDNTVPVLGASALKVNNPSVEVDFWQARYQLALEGQSLTYINEIPMADGSSQHLEMRFYPIYNAQQQIIGVSCFGRDITPIKNLQLALEQKAQEVISIFESITDGFFAVDKQWKITYVNKNFELLLQRQRQNLIGKNLWDEFADAISLKFYSEYQRAMSEQVSVQFEEYYPTTNTWFGVSAYPSTEGLTVYFRDISASKAYQQSLLEINERLREIAWIQAHEVRRPLASIIGLVRLLRQEPIESGFFRQLMDSLHQSAQALDEIIHQIVTKAEALEDWNQMGTSSHN